A region from the Malus domestica chromosome 07, GDT2T_hap1 genome encodes:
- the LOC103439676 gene encoding histone-lysine N-methyltransferase, H3 lysine-9 specific SUVH5-like: MVFLQFPIIWCKNKNSTMAIVKILEKKAANRFPPKKPRADADRDGTSRTNVEEALQAYRDTLTQILKERDVKWEKKTCWNRPDIEAAMRLRRQGKRFFMMKKRIGRIPGIRVGDEFQNRAALTVVGLHCQFRKGIDYIKNSNGKIYATSIVNSARYDNDSVESPDTLIYSGEGGNPGVTDSEKRLEDQKLERGNLALRNSMEAKSHVRVVRCFKCLSASSTAYFYDGLYNVTGCWQKRAKFGKLVYVFLLRREPGQPKFAIPRRKVSSKSMKRPATPILCKNDISQGKEKTPIRAVNKVDSDESPPSFNYISDTIYPDFVKSTETRQTGCDCKDGCSESKPCPCIMKNKGVLPYNDKGRRTNRSSSIVYECGAGCKCSSSCKNRVSQRGVCSTFKLEVFKTRSKAWGVRSLAWIPRDSFVCEYVGEVVVLEYNNNGFQDASEQRQEQKQQPFCFPLMLLSSSGGEKSSRLAVDAAKRGNVGRFVNHSPSPNLYVQRVLFDHGDPRMPHMMLFAKKDIRPCQELTLDFNCNVVANQA; the protein is encoded by the exons ATG GTGTTCCTGCAATTCCCTATCATTTGGTGCAAGAATAAAAACTCAACTATGGCTATAGTGAAaatacttgagaagaaagcagcCAACCGTTTTCCCCCCAAGAAGCCGAGAGCTGATGCCGATAGAGATGGAACAAGTCGTACCAACGTGGAGGAGGCCTTGCAGGCATATCGAGACACACTGACTCAGATCTTGAAAGAACGCGATGTTAAATGGGAGAAGAAAACTTGCTGGAACAGGCCTGACATTGAAGCAGCGATGCGTCTTCGAAGGCAAGGGAAAAGATTTTTTATGATGAAGAAACGAATCGGACGAATTCCAGGGATTAGAGTTGGTGACGAGTTTCAGAACAGGGCTGCACTAACTGTCGTTGGCCTTCATTGCCAGTTCCGCAAGGGTATTGATTATATCAAGAACAGCAATGGGAAAATCTATGCCACAAGCATCGTTAACTCTGCCCGATATGACAACGACAGTGTAGAATCTCCGGATACCTTGATCTACTCAGGCGAAGGTGGAAATCCTGGCGTTACAGATTCAGAAAAACGACTCGAGGATCAAAAACTTGAACGTGGAAATCTTGCGCTAAGGAATAGTATGGAAGCAAAAAGTCATGTTAGGGTAGTTCGTTGCTTTAAATGCTTATCGGCCAGCAGCACTGCTTATTTTTACGATGGTCTCTACAATGTAACAGGTTGTTGGCAAAAAAGAGCGAAATTTGGCAAacttgtttatgtgtttttgctGAGAAGAGAGCCGGGCCAACCAAAATTTGCCATCCCGCGTAGGAAAGTCTCGAGCAAGTCGATGAAGAGGCCTGCTACTCCTATCCTCTGTAAAAACGACATCTCTCAAGGGAAAGAGAAGACGCCTATTCGCGCAGTCAATAAAGTAGACAGTGATGAGAGTCCTCCATCTTTCAATTACATATCCGATACCATTTATCCAGATTTCGTCAAGAGCACCGAGACCAGACAGACAGGGTGCGATTGCAAAGATGGATGCTCTGAATCTAAGCCGTGTCCTTGCATAATGAAGAACAAAGGGGTTTTGCCATATAACGACAAGGGACGTAGGACGAATAGGAGCTCCTCCATTGTCTATGAGTGTGGTGCAGGGTGTAAGTGCTCTTCTTCATGCAAAAATAGAGTCAGCCAACGGGGAGTATGTTCCACGTTTAAACTTGAAGTGTTCAAGACTAGATCAAAAGCATGGGGTGTTAGGTCGCTCGCGTGGATTCCAAGAGATAGTTTTGTTTGTGAGTACGTCGGAGAAGTAGTAGTACTTGAGTATAACAACAATGGTTTTCAAGACGCTTCTGAGCAGCGGCAGGAGCAGAAGCAGCAGCCTTTCTGTTTTCCTCTTATGTTGTTATCATCATCGGGAGGGGAAAAGAGTAGCAGGTTGGCCGTTGATGCCGCGAAACGTGGAAATGTGGGGAGATTTGTGAATCACAGTCCGTCGCCTAATCTGTATGTCCAACGCGTCCTCTTTGATCATGGAGACCCGAGAATGCCACACATGATGTTGTTTGCTAAGAAGGACATACGACCTTGTCAAGAGCTAACCCTTGATTTTAACTGCAATGTTGTAGCGAACCAAGCTTGA